The following are encoded together in the Candidatus Zixiibacteriota bacterium genome:
- a CDS encoding nucleotide sugar dehydrogenase, with the protein MGLGYVGLPLAVEMAKCGFDAVGIDIDGVKVESVNAGISYVPDVPSEELLPLAAGGRIRATQSLAVVERLDALSICVPTPLRKSKEPDLSFVTAAAEAVRNHLKRGQLIILESTTYPGTTRDLVLPILEKSGLRVGRDFFLAFSPERVDPGNKKFTTRNIPKVVGGVTEACTRLARAYYSQFIETIVPVSSPEVAEMVKLLENTFRSVNIAMANEMAMLCRRLDINVWEVIEAAKTKPFGFMAFYPGPGLGGHCIPVDPYYLTWKSRMNGFEARLIELAGMINSEMPSFVVGRIADALNEQRKSLKGSKILGVGVAYKRDTNDVRESPALDVLEKLRQKGAVIHYSDPYVPSLKFHGETLQSSPIEPEFLRAMDCVVILTDHSCFDYRLLVECSPILVDSRNATKNFSGPNIVPV; encoded by the coding sequence ATGGGGCTCGGCTACGTCGGTCTGCCTCTGGCGGTCGAGATGGCGAAGTGCGGCTTCGACGCGGTCGGGATCGACATCGACGGCGTCAAGGTGGAGTCGGTCAACGCCGGCATCTCCTACGTGCCTGACGTTCCCAGCGAGGAGCTCCTCCCGCTGGCGGCCGGCGGGAGGATCCGCGCGACGCAATCGCTGGCGGTGGTGGAGCGCCTGGACGCGCTCAGCATCTGCGTTCCGACGCCGTTGAGAAAATCCAAAGAGCCGGATCTTTCGTTCGTCACCGCGGCGGCCGAAGCCGTGCGCAATCATCTGAAGCGCGGGCAGCTGATCATCCTCGAGAGCACGACCTACCCGGGCACGACGCGCGACCTGGTTCTGCCGATTCTGGAGAAGTCCGGCCTTCGGGTCGGCCGCGACTTCTTTCTGGCGTTTTCGCCGGAACGGGTCGATCCGGGGAACAAGAAGTTCACGACGCGCAACATCCCCAAAGTGGTCGGCGGGGTGACGGAGGCGTGCACGCGGCTGGCCCGCGCGTATTACTCCCAGTTCATCGAAACGATCGTTCCCGTCTCGTCACCGGAAGTCGCCGAGATGGTAAAACTGCTGGAAAATACCTTTCGCAGCGTCAACATCGCCATGGCCAACGAGATGGCGATGCTCTGTCGCCGCCTCGACATCAACGTGTGGGAAGTCATCGAGGCAGCGAAGACCAAGCCCTTCGGATTCATGGCCTTCTATCCCGGGCCGGGCCTCGGCGGTCACTGCATCCCGGTGGACCCGTACTATCTCACCTGGAAATCCAGGATGAACGGGTTCGAGGCTCGGTTGATCGAGCTGGCGGGGATGATCAACAGCGAGATGCCGAGCTTCGTCGTGGGACGCATCGCCGACGCGCTCAACGAACAGCGGAAGAGCTTGAAGGGTTCGAAAATTCTCGGCGTCGGCGTCGCGTACAAACGGGACACGAACGATGTTCGCGAGTCACCGGCGCTGGACGTCCTGGAGAAGCTTCGCCAGAAAGGCGCGGTGATCCATTACTCCGACCCGTACGTGCCGAGCCTGAAGTTCCACGGAGAGACGTTGCAATCGAGCCCGATCGAGCCCGAGTTCCTGAGGGCCATGGATTGCGTCGTGATCCTGACGGACCACAGCTGCTTCGACTACCGGTTGCTGGTCGAGTGCAGCCCGATTCTCGTAGACAGCCGGAACGCAACCAAGAATTTCTCCGGGCCGAATATCGTTCCGGTGTGA
- a CDS encoding MbtH family NRPS accessory protein, whose protein sequence is MAETDDGRIYKVVVNEEEQYSIWFADREPPAGWREVGKSGSKAECLAYIKEVWTDMRPLSLRRKMDGRTGKES, encoded by the coding sequence ATGGCGGAAACAGATGATGGTAGGATCTACAAGGTCGTCGTCAACGAGGAAGAGCAGTACTCCATCTGGTTCGCCGATCGGGAGCCGCCGGCGGGCTGGAGAGAGGTCGGGAAGAGCGGGTCGAAAGCCGAGTGTCTGGCGTATATAAAAGAAGTCTGGACGGACATGAGACCGCTCAGCCTCAGAAGAAAGATGGACGGACGGACAGGAAAGGAATCCTAG
- a CDS encoding amino acid adenylation domain-containing protein → MSFDQPELLARGAGERQGGTAAAGSPGAGAPAAANPYDRSNLTPSQLQIWLAQNLLPEAPVFNLACALYLDGQIDVALFRQAFSVLVASSDALRTRFEEDEGIPLQTVLPSVPSEVENVDLSGSDDPRAAAKRWMQERCGKALDWRGRLFESALIRLAEDRFVWYLNVHHLVCDGWSFEVIYRRTAELYCLAREGRLARTVDLPPFADYVAYERSCRRSARYRKTEDYWKAFVADVGDRLDFYGRVPTVTSTRVRRVSVDLGRERTKKAKSIAAALNDGSQQVGLFGVFAAALIGYLHCLNGHDSYTIGVPSHNRRTAIFKDTIGLFSEVLPVRTVLADDETFASLARKFTGEVRRTLRYGQYAVTNPLFRRVYEVALNYHTRSFSEFAGIPARPEWVHNGHGDESLAVQIHDFGSAESLSIDFDLHESAFGERDGRRVTAHFQRVLDNLLREPDMPLRRLSLASEEKARRLTARCNPPETDPEPPPVHVTLERRAAEAPDRTAVLSDAGNLTYGELNRRAGVVARLLRARGIGRGERVSLYLPQSPATIAAMLGVLKAGAAYVPIDPRYSSGWLEYIVRDTGARAVLTERKLAGAAAKGAAEVICLDDPGSWRTPAPDGERVEVSGEDLAYVIYTSGSAGVPKGVEIPHRALANFVSEAARIFEIAPSDRVLQFASISFDTSAEEIFPCLTGGAALVFCRRPECIPPAEFLEQCRARGITVLDLPTAYWHGLTACAAAERLKVPDCVRLVIIGGERAIPERVALWQAFVGPKVRLLNTYGPTETAVAATVADLTNEPVECGVSAVVPIGRPIANVQALVLDRNLKPVPDGVPGQLYIGGIGLARGYAGRPDLTSESFIPNPFGSPGSRLYRTGDIVRCREDGSLEFLGRADDQVKIRGFRVEPEGVAAALRKHPLIRDAAVLFEEEGSSGRLVAYVVPEEAAMLNPDEVQGFLRSMLPEYMVPSAAVVLESLPLTPRGKLDRRALRLARNRRPENLGSLAPPRTPVEKRIAALWRDLLGLEAVGRDQHFFELGGHSLLAAQAVSRIRRELGIELPLRALFEAPTLAALAERVEQALSRRPDTGDEAAVPLGRYRGWAPASDSQTRIWYMEQFAPESGAYNVTAAIRFTGTMDREALRRAVDRLVERHEALRTTFQSSDGRLVQVIAPALQLDLPEIDLGDAPEEKRIDLARQILREEARRPFDIARGPLTRLLLVRLGDRDHLLSLVMHHLISDQWSLGVIAREISASYNAHRNGVPPPAAAAAVQYGDFALWQNERVTEEQLRQDLAYWKRRLSGMQPASVPTDRPRPAVQTFRGTHRSLAMSAELIERLRKIALEENATLYMVFLAAFKVLLSRYCARDDVALGSPVANRTRAEWESVIGTFINVLVLRTDLSGNPSLREVVRRVREVVLDAFAHQELPFQRLVKELAPGRDASRSPLVQVLFNFQNAPLHGVDFDDISWSPFEIEQWAAQFDLGVTVDPAITRKIFLSYNTDLYEGATAERILREYVGVLEAIATDAEQRLASFAVRLAGDAGQGARGLELRYPRACLHELFEEQVERTPEAVALVFENQVLSYRELNERANRLARRLRQIGVGPGALVGICAERSAELVAGLLGILKAGGAYVPIDPAYPNERIGFILEDSGVAALVTQRILREQLTATGIPFVCLNEVFAEEEPLTAAGNLPRASEPDETAYVIYTSGSTGQPKGVRVPHRAVVNFLYSMKERPGISGADVMLSVTTISFDIAVLELFLPLITGARVVIAGRETVVDGRALGEKISACGATIMQATPTTWRMMVEAGWEGSRTLKVLCGGESLRGDLARELLARSGSVWNLYGPTETTVWSTVWKVEPGCERVTLGRPIHNTEIHILDGNFLPVPVGVVGEIYIGGDGVALGYLNRPELTAERFVPNPFGPASSRLYRTGDLGRHLADGNIEFIGRTDSQVKIRGFRVELGEIEAVLSGHEGVKEVVAAVRGGDRLVAYVVAQAGRSLEAGELREYARGKLPGYMVPGAFVFLDRLPLTPNGKIDRQALPEPDSGPRTVKSAPKDRLEFEIANVWKRLLKIDALGAHENFFELGGNSLEAARLLATIQTELGPRIRLPDFLTCPTVAHLAELARQGGYEPQWSFLVPIQPNGSKPPFFWVHGHATNSSLARCLGPDQPVYALIPQALDGKAARYTSVEEIALQYLEEIRSIQPRGPYFLGGYSFGGMLAFEMARQLRNRGEEVSLLALLDGIAPALSGNSSTLGISAIRASCGNLAGWRRICDKLQRLQGIRGKELVVQAVGAIGRELARRLKVKEIRLAARRTAYRFCVLTGRDIPHFCRSTYITDLHVRARRAYRPGKYRGSVVFFRAEDNPHDYISIWRTLIEGDLEVYSIQADHTTIAQEPQVTTWAERLGARLNEAQQGNEGPERPIQAAGRRVS, encoded by the coding sequence GTGAGCTTCGATCAACCAGAACTCCTCGCCAGAGGTGCGGGCGAGCGGCAAGGCGGGACCGCCGCGGCCGGCTCGCCGGGGGCGGGCGCTCCCGCGGCAGCGAATCCGTACGACCGGTCGAACCTCACGCCGAGCCAGCTCCAGATCTGGCTCGCGCAAAATCTGCTGCCGGAGGCACCGGTCTTCAATCTGGCGTGCGCGCTTTACCTCGACGGGCAAATTGACGTAGCGCTTTTCCGGCAGGCGTTCTCGGTTCTCGTCGCTTCGAGCGACGCGCTGCGCACGCGCTTCGAGGAAGACGAAGGCATTCCGCTGCAAACGGTGCTGCCCTCCGTGCCGTCCGAAGTGGAAAACGTGGACCTTTCCGGCTCCGACGATCCTCGAGCGGCGGCGAAGCGGTGGATGCAGGAGCGCTGCGGGAAGGCGCTCGATTGGCGCGGCCGGCTTTTCGAGAGCGCCCTGATCCGGCTGGCGGAGGACCGCTTCGTCTGGTACCTCAACGTGCACCATCTCGTTTGCGACGGCTGGTCTTTCGAGGTGATCTACCGGAGGACGGCGGAGCTCTATTGCCTCGCGAGGGAAGGGAGGCTGGCGCGAACCGTCGACCTTCCGCCGTTTGCCGATTACGTCGCTTACGAGCGCTCCTGCCGGCGCTCCGCCCGGTATCGGAAAACGGAGGATTACTGGAAGGCGTTCGTCGCGGACGTGGGTGATAGGCTCGATTTCTACGGGCGGGTCCCCACCGTGACAAGTACCCGGGTTCGCCGGGTGTCCGTCGATCTCGGGCGCGAGCGCACGAAGAAGGCCAAGAGCATCGCGGCCGCGCTGAACGATGGCTCGCAGCAGGTGGGATTGTTCGGCGTTTTCGCAGCCGCCTTGATCGGATATCTCCACTGTCTCAACGGCCACGACAGCTACACGATCGGCGTGCCGTCTCACAACCGGCGGACGGCGATCTTCAAGGACACCATCGGGTTGTTCTCCGAAGTTCTGCCGGTCAGGACGGTGCTCGCCGACGACGAGACTTTCGCTTCGCTGGCCAGGAAATTCACCGGCGAGGTGCGCCGGACGCTGCGCTACGGGCAGTATGCGGTGACCAATCCGCTGTTCAGGCGGGTCTACGAGGTGGCGCTCAACTATCACACCCGTTCGTTCTCCGAGTTCGCGGGGATTCCGGCCAGGCCGGAGTGGGTGCACAACGGGCACGGCGACGAGAGCCTCGCCGTTCAAATCCACGATTTCGGCTCGGCAGAGAGCCTCTCGATCGATTTCGACCTGCACGAATCGGCTTTCGGCGAGCGAGACGGCCGGCGTGTCACGGCGCATTTTCAGCGGGTGCTGGACAATCTTCTTCGGGAGCCTGATATGCCCCTTCGCCGGTTGAGCCTGGCGTCGGAGGAGAAAGCCCGGCGCCTGACGGCCCGATGCAACCCGCCAGAGACAGACCCCGAGCCTCCGCCGGTTCACGTGACTTTGGAGCGGCGCGCGGCCGAAGCGCCGGATCGCACGGCGGTCCTGAGCGACGCGGGAAATCTGACCTACGGCGAACTGAATCGCCGGGCCGGCGTGGTCGCGCGGCTGCTGCGAGCGCGGGGAATCGGGAGGGGGGAACGTGTTTCTCTTTACTTGCCGCAATCGCCCGCGACGATCGCGGCCATGCTGGGGGTGCTCAAAGCGGGCGCGGCTTATGTCCCGATCGATCCAAGGTACTCGAGCGGGTGGCTGGAGTACATCGTTCGGGATACGGGCGCTCGGGCGGTCCTGACGGAGCGGAAGCTGGCCGGCGCGGCCGCCAAAGGCGCGGCGGAAGTGATTTGTCTCGACGATCCCGGCTCGTGGAGAACACCCGCACCCGATGGAGAGCGCGTCGAGGTCTCGGGAGAGGACCTTGCCTACGTCATCTACACTTCGGGCTCGGCGGGGGTGCCGAAAGGCGTCGAGATCCCGCATCGGGCGCTGGCGAACTTCGTCTCCGAAGCCGCCCGCATCTTCGAGATAGCCCCCTCCGATCGGGTGCTGCAGTTCGCCTCGATCAGCTTCGATACCTCGGCGGAGGAGATCTTTCCCTGCCTGACCGGGGGCGCGGCGCTCGTCTTTTGCCGCCGGCCGGAGTGCATTCCGCCGGCGGAGTTTCTGGAGCAGTGCCGGGCGCGGGGAATCACGGTGCTCGATCTGCCGACCGCTTACTGGCACGGGCTGACCGCCTGTGCAGCGGCGGAGCGGCTGAAGGTTCCCGATTGTGTCCGCCTGGTGATCATCGGAGGAGAAAGAGCAATTCCCGAGCGAGTGGCTCTGTGGCAGGCGTTCGTCGGCCCGAAGGTCCGCCTGCTCAACACCTATGGTCCGACCGAGACAGCGGTGGCGGCTACGGTCGCCGATCTCACGAACGAGCCGGTGGAATGCGGCGTGTCGGCGGTGGTTCCCATAGGCCGGCCGATCGCCAACGTCCAGGCCCTGGTCCTTGACCGAAACCTCAAGCCGGTGCCGGACGGAGTTCCGGGGCAGCTCTACATCGGCGGGATCGGGCTTGCGCGCGGCTACGCCGGGCGGCCCGACCTCACGTCGGAAAGCTTCATACCGAACCCCTTCGGTAGCCCTGGTTCCCGACTCTACCGTACCGGCGATATCGTGCGCTGCCGGGAGGATGGCAGCCTGGAGTTTCTCGGCCGCGCCGACGACCAGGTCAAGATCCGTGGTTTTCGCGTCGAGCCGGAAGGAGTGGCCGCGGCCCTGAGAAAACACCCGCTGATCCGGGATGCCGCGGTCCTGTTCGAAGAAGAAGGAAGCTCGGGGCGGCTTGTCGCCTACGTGGTCCCTGAAGAGGCGGCGATGCTCAACCCGGACGAGGTGCAGGGTTTCTTGCGAAGCATGCTCCCGGAGTACATGGTGCCGTCGGCGGCGGTGGTGCTCGAATCCCTGCCGCTGACGCCGCGCGGCAAGCTCGACCGCCGGGCGCTGCGCCTGGCGCGCAACCGGAGGCCCGAGAACCTCGGGAGCCTGGCCCCGCCGCGAACTCCAGTGGAAAAACGCATCGCAGCTCTATGGCGGGACCTGCTCGGGCTCGAAGCCGTAGGAAGAGACCAGCACTTCTTCGAGCTGGGCGGCCACTCGCTCCTCGCCGCACAGGCGGTCTCCCGCATCCGGCGCGAGCTCGGGATCGAGCTGCCGCTACGGGCACTGTTCGAGGCGCCCACGCTCGCCGCGCTCGCGGAACGGGTCGAGCAGGCGCTTTCCCGCCGCCCGGATACGGGAGATGAAGCGGCGGTTCCGCTGGGTCGTTATCGAGGGTGGGCCCCCGCGTCGGATTCGCAGACGCGGATCTGGTACATGGAGCAGTTCGCCCCAGAGAGCGGCGCCTACAACGTTACTGCCGCGATTCGCTTCACGGGAACGATGGATCGCGAGGCGCTGCGCCGGGCCGTCGACCGGCTCGTCGAGAGGCACGAAGCGCTGCGCACCACCTTTCAAAGCAGCGACGGCCGTCTGGTGCAGGTCATCGCTCCGGCGCTCCAGCTCGACCTGCCCGAGATCGACCTCGGAGATGCCCCGGAGGAGAAAAGAATCGACCTGGCAAGGCAAATCCTCAGAGAAGAGGCGCGGCGGCCGTTCGATATCGCTCGCGGGCCGCTTACCCGGCTGCTCCTCGTTCGACTCGGCGACCGCGATCACCTGCTGTCGCTCGTCATGCATCACCTGATCTCGGATCAGTGGTCGCTCGGCGTGATCGCGCGCGAGATCAGCGCGTCCTATAACGCGCACCGCAACGGTGTTCCGCCGCCGGCAGCCGCTGCCGCCGTCCAGTACGGCGACTTCGCGCTCTGGCAAAACGAACGGGTGACCGAGGAACAGTTGCGGCAAGATCTCGCTTATTGGAAGCGTCGCCTTTCCGGAATGCAGCCGGCGTCGGTGCCGACGGATCGGCCGCGTCCGGCGGTGCAAACCTTCCGGGGAACGCACCGATCTCTGGCCATGAGCGCGGAGCTGATCGAGCGGCTGCGAAAGATCGCTCTCGAGGAAAACGCCACGCTCTACATGGTTTTCCTCGCGGCTTTCAAGGTTCTCCTCTCCCGTTACTGCGCTCGGGACGACGTGGCGCTGGGCTCTCCGGTCGCCAACCGGACGCGGGCCGAATGGGAAAGCGTCATCGGGACGTTCATCAACGTTCTGGTGCTGCGCACCGACCTTTCCGGAAATCCGTCGCTGCGCGAGGTCGTCCGCCGCGTCCGCGAGGTCGTTCTCGATGCGTTCGCGCATCAGGAGCTGCCGTTTCAGAGGCTCGTCAAGGAGCTGGCGCCGGGGCGGGACGCAAGTCGTTCGCCCCTGGTGCAGGTCCTGTTCAACTTTCAAAACGCCCCGCTCCACGGGGTCGATTTCGACGACATCTCCTGGTCGCCCTTCGAGATCGAGCAGTGGGCGGCGCAGTTCGACCTGGGCGTCACCGTCGATCCGGCAATCACGCGCAAGATCTTTTTGTCCTACAACACCGATCTTTACGAAGGCGCCACTGCGGAGCGAATTCTGCGGGAATACGTCGGAGTCCTGGAGGCGATCGCTACGGACGCAGAGCAAAGGCTTGCTTCGTTTGCGGTGCGCCTCGCCGGGGACGCAGGGCAAGGCGCGCGGGGGCTCGAGCTGCGCTATCCCCGGGCCTGCCTGCACGAGCTGTTCGAAGAGCAGGTGGAGCGGACTCCCGAGGCGGTCGCTTTGGTCTTTGAGAATCAAGTGCTTAGCTACAGAGAGCTGAACGAACGCGCGAACCGCCTGGCGCGTCGGCTCCGGCAGATCGGAGTGGGGCCGGGGGCGCTGGTCGGGATCTGCGCCGAGCGTTCGGCCGAGCTGGTAGCGGGCCTTCTGGGGATCCTGAAAGCCGGCGGAGCCTATGTGCCGATCGACCCGGCATATCCGAACGAACGCATCGGTTTCATCCTGGAAGACAGCGGCGTCGCCGCCCTGGTCACGCAAAGGATCCTGCGAGAGCAACTGACGGCTACCGGGATACCGTTTGTGTGCCTGAACGAGGTTTTCGCGGAGGAAGAGCCTCTCACCGCGGCGGGAAATCTTCCGCGAGCGTCGGAGCCCGACGAGACGGCGTACGTGATTTACACGTCGGGGTCGACCGGGCAGCCAAAAGGCGTCCGGGTTCCGCACCGGGCGGTCGTGAACTTTCTCTATTCGATGAAGGAGCGACCCGGCATCTCGGGGGCGGACGTAATGCTGTCCGTAACGACGATTTCCTTCGACATCGCCGTGCTCGAGCTTTTCTTGCCGCTGATCACCGGTGCCCGCGTCGTAATCGCCGGGCGCGAAACCGTGGTCGACGGCAGGGCTCTTGGCGAGAAGATTTCCGCCTGCGGCGCAACGATCATGCAGGCGACGCCGACCACGTGGCGCATGATGGTGGAAGCAGGATGGGAGGGAAGCCGGACCCTGAAGGTCCTGTGCGGCGGAGAGAGTCTGCGGGGGGATCTGGCCCGCGAGCTTCTGGCTCGAAGCGGCTCGGTCTGGAACCTCTATGGGCCGACGGAGACAACGGTCTGGTCCACGGTCTGGAAAGTCGAGCCGGGTTGCGAAAGGGTCACGCTGGGACGCCCGATCCACAATACGGAAATTCATATCCTGGACGGCAATTTTCTTCCCGTTCCCGTCGGAGTGGTGGGAGAGATTTATATCGGCGGGGACGGAGTGGCGCTGGGATATCTGAACCGGCCGGAGCTCACGGCGGAGAGGTTTGTTCCCAACCCGTTCGGGCCGGCTTCGTCGCGGCTTTACCGTACGGGAGATTTGGGCCGGCATCTGGCGGACGGGAACATCGAATTCATCGGACGGACCGACAGTCAGGTCAAGATCCGCGGTTTTCGCGTCGAGCTGGGAGAGATCGAAGCGGTTTTGTCGGGGCACGAAGGGGTGAAGGAAGTGGTGGCGGCGGTGAGAGGCGGGGACCGGCTGGTGGCGTACGTCGTTGCGCAGGCGGGGCGATCGCTGGAAGCCGGAGAGCTTCGGGAGTACGCGAGGGGGAAGCTACCGGGGTACATGGTGCCGGGAGCTTTCGTGTTTCTGGACCGGCTGCCGCTTACGCCCAACGGCAAGATCGACCGTCAGGCCCTCCCGGAACCGGATTCGGGGCCCCGCACCGTCAAGTCGGCCCCCAAAGACCGGCTCGAGTTCGAGATTGCAAATGTATGGAAGCGTCTTCTCAAAATCGATGCGTTAGGGGCGCACGAGAATTTCTTTGAGCTGGGAGGAAATTCACTGGAGGCGGCGCGCCTCCTCGCCACGATTCAGACCGAGCTGGGGCCGCGAATCCGTCTCCCCGACTTCCTTACATGTCCGACCGTGGCCCACCTTGCAGAGCTGGCGCGGCAAGGCGGCTACGAGCCGCAGTGGTCGTTCCTTGTTCCGATTCAGCCGAACGGCTCAAAGCCGCCTTTTTTTTGGGTTCACGGGCACGCGACGAACAGCAGCCTGGCTCGTTGCCTCGGCCCGGACCAACCGGTTTATGCCCTGATTCCTCAGGCTCTGGACGGGAAAGCCGCTCGCTACACGAGCGTCGAAGAGATCGCATTGCAATACCTCGAAGAGATACGTTCCATCCAGCCAAGAGGGCCTTATTTTCTCGGCGGCTATTCCTTCGGCGGGATGCTTGCGTTCGAGATGGCTCGGCAACTCCGGAATCGTGGAGAGGAAGTTTCGTTGTTGGCTCTTCTCGACGGGATAGCGCCCGCACTTTCGGGAAACAGCTCGACACTTGGAATCAGCGCGATCCGCGCTTCATGCGGCAATCTGGCGGGCTGGCGGCGGATCTGTGACAAGCTCCAGCGGCTGCAGGGCATCCGGGGAAAGGAGCTGGTAGTTCAGGCGGTCGGCGCCATCGGTCGAGAACTCGCCCGGCGGTTGAAGGTCAAAGAAATCAGGCTTGCTGCCAGAAGGACCGCTTATCGTTTTTGCGTGCTGACCGGACGCGATATTCCCCATTTTTGCAGATCGACGTATATTACGGATCTCCACGTCCGGGCGCGACGCGCCTACAGACCCGGGAAATATCGAGGATCGGTGGTCTTTTTCAGGGCAGAGGATAATCCACACGATTATATTTCGATTTGGCGCACGCTGATCGAGGGCGATTTGGAAGTCTATTCCATCCAGGCCGATCACACCACAATCGCTCAGGAGCCACAGGTGACGACTTGGGCTGAAAGGCTCGGAGCCCGCTTGAACGAGGCGCAACAAGGTAATGAAGGCCCTGAGCGTCCGATCCAAGCGGCCGGGAGGCGTGTGAGCTGA
- a CDS encoding 4'-phosphopantetheinyl transferase superfamily protein, giving the protein MAALEKADGRAAALLETQRLPALGRDEIHVWRVSLHRSEKPLEGLAAVLSGDEGQRAARYRFARDRDRFVAARGLLRVLLGMYLNVEPRQLRFAYNPYGKPALVPQPDGTDVEFNLSHSGDLALYAIARGRAVGIDVERIDPAKGTMEIADRFFSAAEIKSLRELPQELRTAGFFNCWTRKEAYIKARGLGLAIPLDQFDVSLKPGEAARLIDARCEPGGASRWRLVELDAGAGYAAAVAAEGQDWRLRCFDWGEVASLPFKTFKPFNRFAPFKTSSAML; this is encoded by the coding sequence ATGGCTGCCTTGGAGAAAGCTGACGGGCGGGCCGCGGCGCTGCTTGAAACACAGCGCCTGCCGGCTTTGGGGCGCGACGAGATTCATGTGTGGAGGGTGAGTCTTCATCGCTCCGAAAAACCACTCGAAGGGCTGGCCGCGGTTCTCTCGGGTGACGAGGGGCAGCGGGCGGCGCGGTATCGTTTTGCGCGAGACCGCGATCGTTTCGTCGCCGCGCGGGGGCTGCTCAGGGTTCTCCTGGGGATGTATCTGAACGTGGAGCCGCGGCAGCTCCGGTTTGCGTACAACCCTTACGGGAAGCCCGCTCTTGTCCCGCAACCGGACGGGACGGACGTCGAGTTCAACCTTTCTCACAGCGGCGACCTTGCGCTCTACGCGATCGCTCGCGGTCGGGCTGTCGGAATCGACGTGGAGCGGATCGACCCGGCGAAGGGAACGATGGAGATCGCGGACCGTTTCTTCTCAGCTGCGGAAATCAAGTCGCTGCGGGAGCTGCCGCAGGAGCTGCGGACGGCGGGATTTTTCAACTGCTGGACGCGGAAGGAAGCCTACATCAAGGCGCGTGGCCTCGGCCTTGCCATTCCTCTCGATCAGTTCGACGTGTCGTTGAAACCCGGAGAGGCGGCGAGGCTGATCGACGCGCGTTGCGAACCCGGCGGCGCCTCGCGCTGGCGGCTGGTGGAGCTGGATGCAGGAGCCGGCTACGCGGCCGCCGTGGCGGCGGAGGGACAGGACTGGCGGCTCCGGTGCTTCGATTGGGGAGAGGTCGCTTCGCTCCCGTTCAAAACGTTCAAACCGTTCAACCGCTTCGCTCCGTTCAAGACGTCGAGCGCTATGCTATAA
- a CDS encoding SDR family oxidoreductase → MNLVTGGAGFIGSHVAERLVRRGERVRVLDNFVTGKREYLNGLSGHLELIEGDICDLDTLRKAMKGVRVVYHQAALRSVPFSVDNPLASNEANVRGTLNVLVAARDAGVERVVYASSSSVYGDSPVLPKEESQACKPVSPYAVSKLAGENYCVVFTKIYGLQTVSLRYFNVFGPRQDPESQYAAVIPRFITWAFRDEPLQVHGDGLQSRDFTYIDDVVEANLLAARASDCGEGVFNIAQGKAHSLLDLIAILERLLGKRLKVVHTASRPGDVRRTLADISRARRYLGYEPGTDFETGLVKTVDYLRRHGL, encoded by the coding sequence ATGAATCTTGTGACTGGCGGCGCCGGCTTTATCGGCTCGCACGTGGCCGAGCGGCTGGTGCGCCGGGGAGAGCGCGTCCGGGTGCTCGACAATTTCGTGACGGGCAAGAGAGAGTATCTGAACGGTCTTTCGGGTCATCTCGAGCTGATAGAAGGCGACATCTGCGATCTCGACACGCTGCGCAAGGCCATGAAAGGCGTGCGGGTCGTTTACCATCAGGCCGCGCTTCGGTCCGTTCCGTTTTCCGTCGACAATCCGCTCGCCTCCAACGAGGCGAACGTCCGCGGCACCCTCAACGTCCTGGTGGCCGCCCGCGATGCCGGCGTGGAGCGCGTCGTCTACGCGTCTTCCTCGTCGGTTTACGGGGACTCGCCCGTTTTGCCCAAGGAAGAAAGTCAGGCGTGCAAGCCCGTATCGCCCTATGCGGTCTCCAAGCTCGCCGGCGAGAACTACTGTGTGGTTTTCACGAAGATCTACGGCCTGCAAACCGTCTCGCTGCGTTACTTCAACGTCTTCGGGCCGCGCCAGGACCCGGAGTCGCAGTACGCGGCCGTGATTCCGCGCTTCATCACGTGGGCCTTTCGCGACGAGCCCCTGCAGGTGCACGGCGACGGCCTCCAGAGCCGGGATTTCACCTACATCGACGATGTCGTCGAAGCGAATCTTCTCGCGGCGCGGGCATCCGACTGCGGCGAAGGCGTGTTCAACATCGCTCAGGGAAAGGCGCATTCGCTGCTCGATCTGATCGCGATTCTCGAGCGGCTTCTGGGAAAACGGTTGAAAGTCGTTCACACGGCCAGCCGACCCGGCGATGTGCGGCGGACCCTCGCCGACATCTCGCGCGCCAGGCGATACCTGGGCTACGAGCCCGGCACGGATTTCGAAACCGGGCTGGTGAAAACGGTCGACTACTTGAGGAGGCATGGTCTATGA